A genomic segment from Halomonas sp. GD1P12 encodes:
- the gloA gene encoding lactoylglutathione lyase → MSFQGEQHPGVVAAPANTQGFRLNHTMLRVKDPETALAFYSRVFGMRVLRRLDFEEMQFSLYFLANVEQGEPIPEDTRERTAWTFAQKGLLELTHNWGTEEQTDFAYHDGNAEPQGFGHICFSVPDLNAAQAWFDVCEVTFVKRADQGKMKDVIFVKDPDGYWIEVIQADLMAGMGD, encoded by the coding sequence ATGAGTTTTCAAGGTGAGCAGCATCCCGGCGTGGTCGCCGCCCCGGCCAACACCCAGGGGTTTCGTTTGAATCACACCATGCTGCGCGTCAAGGACCCGGAAACGGCGCTGGCGTTTTACTCTCGCGTATTCGGCATGCGCGTGTTGCGCCGACTCGATTTCGAGGAGATGCAGTTTTCGCTCTATTTTCTCGCCAACGTCGAGCAGGGCGAGCCAATCCCGGAAGATACGCGCGAGCGCACTGCCTGGACCTTCGCGCAAAAGGGGCTTCTTGAGCTGACTCACAACTGGGGCACCGAGGAGCAGACGGATTTCGCCTACCACGACGGCAACGCCGAGCCCCAGGGCTTTGGCCATATCTGCTTTAGCGTGCCGGATCTCAACGCCGCCCAGGCCTGGTTCGACGTGTGCGAGGTGACCTTCGTCAAGCGCGCCGATCAGGGCAAAATGAAGGACGTGATCTTCGTCAAGGACCCGGACGGCTACTGGATCGAGGTGATCCAGGCCGACCTCATGGCCGGTATGGG
- the thiM gene encoding hydroxyethylthiazole kinase: MTLPPLGHYLGALRESTPLVHCMTNFVAMNSSANLVLAVGASPAMLHAIEEAPAFTELAGALSINIGTISPSWAKAMLACADVARRRSIPWVLDPVAVGATAYRRELCEQLLALEPTVIRANASEVLALAGLESQGRGVDAAPTTHDVEAAAMALAKRQRCVVAMTGERDVVTDGTRHLHIDGGHALMPRVTTLGCGLSAIVAGFVAASPSAALEASTAALAAFAEAGRDAGERARGPGSFQVELIDALYRLTPAALSQAGSTCVTSKGREGDQP, encoded by the coding sequence ATGACCCTACCCCCGCTTGGCCACTACCTTGGCGCGCTTCGCGAAAGCACCCCGCTCGTTCACTGCATGACCAATTTCGTCGCCATGAACTCCAGCGCGAACCTGGTGCTGGCCGTCGGCGCGTCGCCGGCGATGCTTCACGCGATCGAAGAGGCGCCGGCGTTCACCGAACTTGCCGGGGCGCTGTCGATCAACATCGGCACCATATCACCGAGCTGGGCCAAAGCGATGCTGGCCTGCGCCGACGTGGCGAGACGCCGCTCGATCCCTTGGGTGCTGGACCCGGTGGCGGTGGGCGCGACCGCCTACCGCCGTGAGCTTTGCGAGCAGTTACTGGCACTCGAGCCCACGGTGATTCGCGCCAACGCCTCGGAAGTATTGGCGCTTGCCGGGCTCGAAAGCCAGGGACGCGGCGTGGACGCCGCCCCCACGACCCACGACGTTGAGGCAGCCGCCATGGCGCTCGCCAAACGTCAGCGCTGCGTGGTCGCCATGACCGGCGAGCGCGATGTCGTCACCGACGGTACGCGCCATCTTCATATCGATGGCGGACACGCCCTGATGCCGCGCGTTACCACCCTTGGCTGCGGGCTTAGCGCCATCGTGGCGGGCTTTGTGGCGGCCAGTCCAAGCGCCGCGCTCGAGGCGAGCACGGCGGCCCTGGCCGCCTTCGCCGAGGCCGGGCGTGACGCCGGCGAGCGCGCTCGGGGGCCGGGCAGCTTTCAGGTCGAGCTGATCGATGCGCTCTACCGGCTCACGCCAGCGGCGCTCTCCCAAGCGGGATCGACGTGCGTGACGTCCAAGGGCCGCGAAGGAGATCAACCATGA
- a CDS encoding DoxX family protein, protein MNTAQPTSTNAFQPDVFQPYVFQPYATTLLRVALGVMALAHGLLKVLVFTLPGTVAYFESLGLPGFLAYLTIAGEIGGGLALILGVYTRWVSLAMIPLLLGAASVHLGNGWMFSNAGGGWEFPVFWALALLVQAGLGGGRFSLTDRSR, encoded by the coding sequence ATGAACACCGCGCAACCGACATCCACCAACGCCTTCCAACCCGATGTTTTCCAACCCTACGTTTTCCAACCCTACGCCACGACGCTGCTGCGCGTAGCGCTCGGCGTCATGGCGCTGGCCCATGGCCTTTTGAAAGTGCTGGTATTCACCCTGCCCGGCACCGTGGCCTACTTCGAATCATTGGGGCTACCCGGTTTTCTGGCTTATCTGACCATCGCCGGTGAAATCGGCGGCGGCCTGGCGCTGATCCTCGGCGTTTATACCCGCTGGGTGAGCCTGGCAATGATTCCGCTGCTGCTGGGGGCGGCCTCGGTGCACCTGGGCAACGGCTGGATGTTCTCCAACGCTGGCGGCGGCTGGGAGTTCCCGGTCTTCTGGGCACTCGCGCTGCTGGTACAGGCAGGGCTTGGGGGTGGACGTTTCAGCCTGACCGACCGCTCTCGCTAA
- a CDS encoding LysR family transcriptional regulator, producing MKHQLEHISAFVKVAELGSYTRAAEALDLSRTRLSRQVMALEETLGARLLQRTTRRIHLTPEGERYLAHAQSILRALDDAASDVGSTTQAVRGEMRINAPMSFGVRYLAPLVAEFMTEHPELEVRLDLNDRRVDLIEEGYDVAIRIGQLADSSLIARRLTRCRMLFCASPDYLERWGTPERLADLAKHRCLRYRSGQASADWVLGNATTLTPQGPLESNNGDVLTHMAEAGLGIAQQPSFLVTESILAGRLVPLLTDQPPVMLDIHALYMARRYLPAKVERFIDRLQQAWGNPPCWEEAMGLSRLTQQ from the coding sequence GTGAAGCATCAGCTCGAGCATATCAGCGCCTTTGTGAAGGTGGCGGAGCTTGGCAGCTACACCCGCGCCGCCGAAGCGCTGGATCTTTCCCGTACCAGGCTATCGCGCCAGGTGATGGCGCTGGAAGAGACGCTGGGCGCGCGACTTTTGCAGCGTACCACGCGCCGCATTCACCTGACGCCGGAAGGCGAGCGCTACTTGGCCCACGCCCAATCGATACTGCGCGCGCTGGATGACGCGGCCAGCGACGTGGGCAGCACCACCCAGGCGGTACGCGGTGAAATGCGCATCAACGCGCCGATGAGCTTCGGCGTGCGCTACCTGGCACCGCTGGTGGCGGAGTTCATGACCGAGCATCCCGAGCTCGAGGTGCGCCTGGATCTCAACGACCGCCGGGTGGATCTTATCGAAGAGGGGTATGACGTGGCGATCCGTATCGGCCAACTGGCGGACTCCAGCCTGATCGCGCGGCGCCTCACCCGGTGTCGGATGCTGTTTTGCGCCTCGCCGGACTACCTCGAGCGCTGGGGCACGCCTGAACGCCTGGCGGACCTGGCAAAGCACCGCTGCCTTCGCTATCGAAGCGGCCAAGCCAGCGCCGACTGGGTGCTGGGTAACGCGACCACGCTGACCCCGCAGGGCCCGCTTGAAAGCAATAACGGCGACGTGCTGACCCACATGGCCGAAGCCGGGCTTGGCATCGCTCAGCAGCCAAGCTTTCTGGTCACCGAGAGCATTCTGGCGGGCCGGCTGGTGCCGCTTCTGACCGACCAGCCGCCGGTCATGCTCGATATTCACGCGCTCTATATGGCCAGGCGCTACCTGCCGGCCAAGGTCGAGCGCTTCATCGACCGGCTGCAGCAGGCCTGGGGTAATCCACCCTGCTGGGAAGAGGCCATGGGACTATCGCGCCTGACGCAACAGTGA
- a CDS encoding DUF2237 family protein has product MSRDRNVLGEPLTPCCHSPKTGFYRDGFCRVGPDDAGVHSVCAIVTEEFLAFSQAQGNDLVTPRPEFGFPGLAPGDRWCLCAKRWLEASEVGLAPPVILSGTNQKTLDIIPLVTLQQHAMDAVH; this is encoded by the coding sequence ATGTCTCGTGACCGTAATGTTTTAGGTGAGCCTTTAACGCCCTGCTGCCACAGCCCTAAAACCGGTTTCTATCGCGACGGTTTTTGCCGTGTCGGCCCTGACGATGCCGGTGTGCACTCCGTGTGCGCCATCGTCACCGAAGAGTTTCTCGCTTTTTCCCAGGCCCAGGGTAACGACCTGGTCACGCCGCGCCCGGAGTTCGGCTTTCCAGGGCTCGCCCCCGGTGATCGCTGGTGTCTGTGCGCCAAGCGCTGGCTTGAAGCGTCGGAAGTAGGCCTGGCGCCGCCGGTGATTCTGTCCGGCACCAACCAGAAAACCCTCGATATCATTCCCCTGGTCACGCTCCAGCAGCACGCCATGGACGCGGTACACTAG
- the thiE gene encoding thiamine phosphate synthase encodes MTLDLSLYLVTDAVLCRDYGLERTVEAAVRGGVSVVQLRDKHASDAAMVDEAKRLMALLTGTGVPLIINDRLTVALESGADGLHVGQSDAAALEARQALGDDAIIGLSINTLAELARAPREALSYFGLGPVFATASKSDHAAPLGLKGLAELARASRLPTVAIGGLKAEHADDVLAAGANGLAVISAICGTPDPCRAAQAFKR; translated from the coding sequence ATGACGCTCGATCTTTCGCTTTATCTGGTGACCGACGCCGTGCTTTGCCGCGACTACGGGCTCGAGCGTACCGTCGAGGCCGCGGTGCGTGGCGGGGTGAGCGTGGTGCAGCTTCGCGACAAGCACGCCAGTGACGCCGCCATGGTCGACGAAGCCAAACGCCTGATGGCGCTGCTCACCGGCACCGGCGTGCCGTTGATCATCAATGATCGACTCACCGTGGCGCTCGAAAGCGGCGCCGACGGCCTGCACGTCGGCCAAAGCGACGCCGCCGCGCTTGAGGCGCGCCAGGCGCTGGGTGATGATGCGATCATCGGGCTTTCGATCAACACCCTCGCAGAGCTTGCGCGCGCGCCGCGCGAAGCGCTCAGCTACTTCGGCCTCGGCCCCGTGTTTGCCACCGCCAGCAAGAGCGATCACGCCGCGCCGCTGGGCCTGAAGGGCTTGGCCGAGCTTGCCCGCGCCAGCCGCTTGCCAACGGTGGCGATCGGCGGGCTCAAGGCGGAACACGCTGACGACGTGCTCGCCGCCGGCGCCAACGGGCTGGCAGTGATCTCCGCGATTTGCGGCACACCGGACCCTTGCCGTGCCGCGCAGGCGTTCAAGCGGTGA